A region from the Cannabis sativa cultivar Pink pepper isolate KNU-18-1 chromosome 9, ASM2916894v1, whole genome shotgun sequence genome encodes:
- the LOC115723320 gene encoding serine/threonine-protein kinase-like protein ACR4, with product MRIILRGFLVWTPNTSTWRAGVLVVFLLVLSDLVCSVSGLGSMSSIAVSYGEKGAVFCGLETDGSHLVACYGSNSAITNGTPVRFPFLGLTAGDGFVCGLLMNTNQPYCWGSSGYIQMGVPQPMIEGVEYIEIGAGDYHLCGLRKPITGKRRNTSFVDCWGYNMTKNYEFDGQIHSISAGSEFSCGLFAQNRTVFCWGDETSSRVSSLIPKEMRFQKIAAGGYHVCGILEGVNSRAFCWGRSLDIEEEISVAHSPGQGNVDLAPNDPMLSVVGGKFHACGIRSYDRGVICWGFIVKPSTSVPNGIKVYEIIAGNYFTCGILADRSLLPVCWGSGFPTSLPLAVSPGLCKSTPCAPDFYELSHKNASCKDPNSRICLPCSSGCPAEMYEKTECGLNFDRHCEYNCSICNSAECVSNCSSYSNALAEKKNERFWSLQLPVIIAEIAFAVFLVIVVSLTAVLYVRYKLRDCQCSTKDTKSKKSNRNSTSFQKDNGRIRPDLDDLKIRRAQMFTYDELQRATGGFKEDSLVGKGSFSYVFRGFLKDGTVVAVKRAVMSPNMQKSWKEFHTELDLLSRLNHAHLLNLLGYCEEGEERLLVYEYMAHGSLHQHLHGKNIALKEQLDWVRRVTIAVQAARGIEYLHGYACPPVIHRDIKSSNILIDEEHNARVADFGLSLLGPADSCSPLPELPAGTLGYLDPEYYRLHYLTTKSDVYSFGVLLLEILSGKKAIHMQYEEGNVVERAVNIVEWAVPLIKSGDVTAILDPVLKLPSDVEALKRIANVACKCVRMRGKERPSMDKVTTSLERALALLMGSPCNEQPILPTEVVLGSSRLHKKPSQRSSNRSASETDVVEGEEQRIEFRAPSWITFPSVASSQRRKSSVSEADLEGKNLEAKNSANDGLRSLEEEIGPASPQENLFLQHNF from the coding sequence ATGAGGATCATTTTAAGAGGTTTCCTTGTCTGGACTCCTAATACAAGCACATGGAGAGCTGGGGTTTTGGTGGTATTCCTACTAGTTTTATCAGATTTGGTTTGCTCAGTTTCAGGGCTAGGGTCAATGTCTTCGATTGCAGTTTCTTATGGTGAAAAGGGTGCTGTCTTCTGTGGATTAGAAACAGATGGGTCTCATCTTGTAGCTTGTTACGGGTCAAACTCAGCTATAACAAATGGAACTCCAGTTCGTTTTCCATTTCTTGGTCTAACAGCTGGTGATGGATTTGTCTGTGGCCTTCTTATGAACACTAACCAGCCATACTGTTGGGGTAGTAGTGGCTATATCCAAATGGGTGTTCCACAACCTATGATTGAAGGAGTTGAGTACATTGAAATCGGTGCTGGGGATTACCATTTGTGTGGATTAAGAAAACCCATCACTGGAAAGCGCAGAAACACTTCCTTTGTTGACTGTTGGGGGTATAACATGACAAAAAACTATGAGTTTGATGGTCAGATTCACTCAATCTCAGCTGGTTCAGAATTCAGTTGTGGATTATTTGCTCAGAATAGGACTGTTTTTTGTTGGGGTGATGAAACTAGCAGCAGGGTTAGCAGTTTGATCCCCAAAGAGATGAGGTTTCAGAAGATTGCAGCTGGTGGTTACCACGTTTGTGGGATATTGGAGGGTGTGAACTCTAGAGCCTTTTGTTGGGGAAGAAGCTTGGATATTGAGGAAGAGATCTCAGTAGCTCATTCTCCTGGTCAAGGCAATGTAGATTTGGCACCAAACGACCCAATGCTTTCTGTAGTTGGAGGAAAGTTTCATGCTTGTGGGATTAGGAGCTATGACCGGGGAGTTATTTGCTGGGGCTTCATTGTTAAACCAAGTACTTCAGTTCCTAATGGCATAAAGGTTTATGAGATTATTGCTGGGAATTACTTCACTTGTGGGATTCTTGCTGACAGATCTCTGTTGCCCGTTTGTTGGGGTTCTGGTTTTCCTACTTCTCTCCCTTTGGCTGTCTCTCCTGGACTCTGCAAGTCCACACCCTGTGCTCCGGATTTCTATGAACTCAGCCATAAGAATGCCTCTTGCAAAGATCCAAATTCTAGGATTTGTTTGCCTTGCAGCAGTGGTTGTCCAGCTGAAATGTATGAGAAGACTGAATGCGGATTGAATTTTGATAGGCATTGTGAGTATAACTGTTCCATATGCAACTCTGCTGAATGTGTTTCTAATTGTTCTTCGTATTCCAACGCTCTAGCAGAGAAGAAGAACGAAAGGTTTTGGTCGCTGCAATTGCCTGTCATCATCGCGGAGATTGCGTTTGCTGTGTTCTTGGTGATTGTTGTGTCCTTAACTGCAGTGTTGTATGTCCGTTACAAGTTGAGGGACTGTCAGTGCTCAACAAAAGACACTAAGTCCAAGAAGAGTAACCGGAATAGTACTTCATTCCAGAAAGACAATGGTAGGATTCGCCCCGATTTGGATGACCTGAAGATCAGGAGGGCTCAGATGTTCACTTATGATGAACTACAAAGGGCCACAGGCGGTTTTAAAGAAGATTCTCTAGTTGGGAAAGGAAGTTTTTCATATGTTTTCAGAGGATTTTTGAAAGATGGGACGGTTGTTGCTGTGAAACGAGCCGTTATGTCTCCAAATATGCAGAAGAGTTGGAAAGAGTTCCATACAGAGCTAGACCTGCTCTCGAGATTAAATCACGCCCATTTGCTTAATCTTCTGGGATATTGTGAGGAGGGAGAGGAAAGGCTTCTTGTTTACGAGTACATGGCTCATGGATCATTGCACCAACACCTCCATGGTAAGAACATAGCTCTTAAGGAACAACTTGATTGGGTTAGAAGAGTAACCATAGCAGTTCAGGCAGCCAGGGGAATCGAATACTTGCATGGCTATGCCTGTCCTCCTGTAATCCATCGAGATATCAAGTCTTCGAACATTCTGATTGATGAAGAACATAATGCCCGAGTGGCGGATTTCGGTCTGTCACTACTGGGTCCTGCGGATAGTTGCTCACCATTGCCTGAGCTTCCAGCTGGAACACTTGGCTATCTTGATCCCGAGTACTACAGGCTTCATTATCTTACAACCAAATCCGATGTTTACAGCTTTGGTGTGTTGTTGTTGGAGATTCTCAGTGGCAAGAAAGCTATTCATATGCAATATGAAGAAGGAAATGTAGTAGAGAGGGCAGTGAACATAGTTGAATGGGCAGTTCCTCTGATAAAATCGGGAGACGTAACAGCGATTTTGGATCCTGTTTTAAAGCTTCCATCTGATGTAGAAGCTTTGAAAAGGATTGCAAATGTAGCTTGTAAATGTGTGAGAATGAGAGGTAAGGAAAGGCCATCCATGGACAAAGTGACAACATCATTGGAACGAGCTCTAGCACTGTTAATGGGCAGCCCATGTAACGAGCAACCGATTTTACCAACTGAGGTGGTTTTGGGGAGTAGTAGGCTGCACAAGAAACCATCTCAAAGATCTTCAAACAGATCAGCATCCGAAACTGATGTAGTAGAAGGCGAAGAGCAAAGAATTGAGTTCAGAGCTCCATCATGGATAACTTTCCCAAGTGTGGCCTCTTCTCAGAGGAGGAAGTCCTCAGTGTCGGAGGCAGACTTAGAGGGAAAGAACTTGGAAGCCAAAAACTCCGCCAACGACGGGTTGAGGAGTTTGGAGGAAGAGATTGGTCCAGCTTCTCCTCAAGAAAACTTGTTCTTGCAGCACAACTTCTAG